A stretch of Kazachstania africana CBS 2517 chromosome 7, complete genome DNA encodes these proteins:
- the KAFR0G02540 gene encoding Zn(II)2Cys6 transcription factor domain-containing protein (similar to Saccharomyces cerevisiae PDR8 (YLR266C) and YRR1 (YOR162C); ancestral locus Anc_6.60) — MDHSRFTSGVNIPAVTSNTDNDAAKITKKRRKASVNKKRKPIKSCAFCRRRKLKCDQRKPICSSCKSRNFQVCMYTDESLNSNDNDAVEFSSPYGSAPSYSTNVRTSVLNPFRNYYFLHCKSTGRHILYCPTSSRTFFMRNNWGFMEKFRQLWGKVKIERDKWKEKNYSNGEKFNELEAIELKTTDSMSSIEEIVTTLPRFSICVELVNSFFDPANIELYAINEALDKYKVLADLSVAFISDNDRIVKLKPCHKKNYYKIGVIVMILALTYFRRELPKPIQXXFMVNLTGVSTSKVLYIERLHFLLLRYYYNNLYAAEVEELFLMNLTHALTSSAVAMGLHLNIKTTFRNEEKCFGSLLSVENLWSWILFLDFKTALDAGRRLSIACEDYYDYDEVDSKEFYDQFEKNHYPFSRKDSPTSVQSSSSTYSSTIRAFNTDNTFYGKVRRFLKIAKPMISEIHSKTGVPNLVNNCEVLLKFIETEFLAMEYFTDKDLVLSVPSSGISLMLTILGMLSTFYSLNFVILSDRSIYLKNMASQVNLLIFLIGKNFIERSIKLDQNEFPEFFNKDCKVLPPNLVVTSSIATGLVDRTLCIFHAFLYLKITLFENGIFISGDMVEMTWDCTTLKVPTDKIYFFSEFKIYKDIFDEWAENAAMNSLIRRSYLFVLMRKLEKVYRRVVENALEYMNRVXTNLAFPIIIGMAERIVVSLSHKMFDLSTERKQNELHVNDKITNFKPDTVEQSYEYEPQVSSSNVNAPPPLTVYQLYKQQKDHYRHLMDAAPLAKVPLHANAHPEQAIESKQANNIHQSYNLTDANSDNVHESALAQMLADEFWATYDAAWEELLNGADNSLFFNDL; from the coding sequence ATGGACCATTCAAGGTTTACTAGCGGTGTGAATATTCCGGCTGTTACCAGTAATACGGATAACGATGCTGCAAAAATAACTaagaagaggaggaagGCATCGGTTAACAAGAAACGTAAACCGATTAAATCGTGTGCTTTCTGTAGGAGGAGGAAGTTGAAATGTGATCAAAGAAAGCCTATTTGTTCCAGTTGCAAATCTAGAAATTTCCAAGTTTGCATGTATACAGACGAATCACTGAACAGTAATGACAACGATGCAGTAGAGTTTTCTTCACCCTATGGTTCAGCTCCTTCTTATAGTACTAACGTCAGAACCAGCGTATTGAACCCTTTCAGaaattactattttttGCATTGTAAGTCTACTGGTAGacatattttatattgtCCAACGTCAAGTAGGACATTTTTTATGAGAAATAATTGGGGGTTCATGGAAAAATTCAGACAACTGTGGGGTAAAGTTAAGATTGAAAGGGATAAAtggaaagagaaaaattactctaatggtgaaaaatttaatgaattagaaGCTATTGAACTCAAGACTACAGATTCCATGTCCTCTATTGAGGAGATTGTCACGACTTTACCAAGATTCTCCATTTGTGTGGAGTTAGTCAACTCATTTTTTGATCCTGCAAATATTGAACTATATGCAATCAACGAAGCACTTGATAAGTACAAAGTCTTAGCAGACTTATCAGTCGCTTTCATAAGTGACAATGACAGGATTGTAAAATTAAAGCCTTGtcataaaaaaaattattacaagATTGGTGTTATTGTAATGATCTTGGCTTTAACATACTTCAGACGAGAACTACCAAAACCAATTCAATANNNATTTATGGTAAATTTAACCGGCGTATCAACATCAAAAGTCCTTTACATTGAGAGGTTACATTTCCTTTTGTTAAGATACTATTATAATAACCTTTACGCCGCAGAGGtagaagaattatttttaatgaatttaacACATGCGCTTACGAGTTCGGCTGTAGCAATGGGTCTACATTTGAATATAAAGACTACCTTCCgtaatgaagaaaaatgttttGGAAGCTTATTGTCTGTAGAAAATCTTTGGTCATGGATATTGTTTCTCGATTTTAAGACAGCACTGGATGCCGGTAGACGTTTAAGCATAGCCTGCGAAGATTACTATGATTATGATGAAGTTGACTCCAAAGAATTTTATGAccaatttgagaaaaatcattatcCATTCTCTAGAAAAGATAGTCCGACCTCTGTACAAAGTAGTTCTTCCACTTACAGTTCAACGATTCGCGCTTTTAATACAGACAATACATTTTATGGGAAAGTAAGGCgatttttaaaaattgcCAAACCAATGATCTCTGAGATTCATTCCAAAACTGGAGTGCCAAATTTAGTCAACAATTGTGAAGTCTTGCTGAAGTTCATAGAAACCGAATTTTTGGCGATGGAGTATTTTACAGATAAAGACCTTGTCTTATCTGTGCCTTCTAGTGGCATTAGTCTAATGCTAACAATATTGGGAATGCTATCTActttttattctttgaattttgttatATTAAGTGACAGATCAATCTATCTTAAAAATATGGCCTCTCAAGTTAATCTactaatatttttaatcGGTAAGAACTTTATCGAAAGATCTATTAAGTTGGATCAAAACGAGTTCCCGGAGTTCTTCAACAAAGATTGTAAAGTACTACCGCCAAATCTGGTTGTAACTTCATCTATTGCCACTGGTTTGGTTGATAGAACGCTATGCATCTTCCATGCTTTTTTGTACCTAAAAATTACactatttgaaaatggtatcTTTATCTCGGGTGATATGGTAGAGATGACGTGGGATTGCACTACTTTGAAAGTACCGACTGATAAAatctatttcttttctgaaTTCAAGATTTATAAAGATATATTTGACGAATGGGCTGAGAATGCCGCTATGAATAGTCTCATTAGAAGATCATACCTTTTCGTTCTCATGAGGAAACTTGAAAAGGTTTATAGAAGAGTGGTGGAAAATGCTTTAGAGTATATGAATAGGGTTNTAACAAATCTGGCTTTCCCCATAATCATAGGGATGGCGGAGAGAATCGTTGTGTCACTTTCTCACAAAATGTTTGATCTTAGTACAGAAAGGAAACAAAATGAGCTGCATgtaaatgataaaattactAATTTTAAACCCGATACAGTGGAACAATCCTACGAATACGAACCACAAGTGTCCTCGTCAAATGTGAATGCTCCACCTCCATTGACGGTGTACCAGCTATACAAGCAGCAAAAAGATCATTACAGGCATCTAATGGATGCTGCACCGCTGGCAAAGGTACCACTACATGCGAATGCACATCCCGAACAGGCAATTGAGTCGAAACAAgctaataatattcatcaATCATATAATTTAACTGATGCTAATTCCGACAATGTGCACGAAAGTGCACTTGCCCAAATGCTAGCTGATGAATTTTGGGCCACTTACGATGCTGCTTGGGAAGAACTTTTAAATGGAGCGGATAACAGCTTGTTCTTCAACGACTTATAA
- the DDP1 gene encoding polyphosphatase DDP1 (similar to Saccharomyces cerevisiae DDP1 (YOR163W); ancestral locus Anc_6.58), which yields MVSMSESSLFQRCDMPRVGRENQLYSARTGARIVAGCVCLNRDKDLVLMVSSSADQNKWILPKGGVELDEIDNFQSAALRETWEEAGCLGRIVKSLGIVEDMRPPKNWGPKLPAVSGEVIKNPPRTEFHIFELEIEQLPEIYPESKKRVRRLFSYADARTNLLNAKRPELLEALNRSSISKK from the coding sequence ATGGTTTCGATGTCTGAATCGTCTTTGTTTCAACGTTGTGACATGCCTCGTGTAGGGAGAGAAAACCAGCTGTATTCTGCCAGGACGGGAGCCAGAATCGTTGCCGGATGTGTGTGTTTAAACAGGGATAAAGATTTGGTTTTAATGGTAAGCTCTTCAGCAGATCAAAACAAGTGGATTTTGCCGAAGGGAGGGGTAGAacttgatgaaattgacaATTTTCAATCGGCTGCCCTGAGAGAGACTTGGGAAGAAGCTGGTTGTCTCGGTAGGATTGTTAAGAGTCTTGGTATCGTTGAAGATATGAGACCACCTAAGAATTGGGGTCCTAAGTTACCAGCTGTCTCGGGCGAGGTCATTAAGAATCCTCCAAGGACAGAGtttcatatttttgaacTGGAAATTGAACAGTTACCTGAAATTTATCCTGAATCTAAGAAAAGGGTGAGAAGGCTTTTCAGTTATGCTGATGCTAGAACAAATCTATTGAATGCCAAAAGACCAGAGTTATTGGAAGCATTGAATAGATCAAGTATCTCCAAAAAATGA